A genomic segment from Nitrospirota bacterium encodes:
- a CDS encoding polysaccharide biosynthesis tyrosine autokinase, translated as MPRSPATKDPHTAWPERSLYAPPVNPPAPPVPPTPRPHEHHASLPDVLKIILKRKHIVILTVTVSFIVSLAFIRSQEPVFRTRSSVELDQFFTMAPGGRGYSWTDTKTEGYIVTSVPVVMEVARRLGRIPPDSTEESISAHQEHLRAVKEIQSKIRVIERPGTMIMDIEVTAADAKEARDIANFTAEAYRDHRNRRTRERADQAHSSSADQRKRLDGQLDQAERELADFKMSHRMMEAEASLNLQLRRLIDLEEREEALVERRKAVARILDTLLQEDYARGGTVPTLVFAGAPEDYEQHRADFVRTLSEKRELESSFTTAHPQVHSLGDRLRQDQEQLVLVLRRTLDDVGREEGEIADARGRLEASKLTVLEDQIQLVRLERNVERRQSMLDEMEKAWQTAQYEQSYTSDLVRVVELALVPAAASKRLQLTPMLSFLAFGFILGIGLAFLRESFDFSLDNVAEVEALVGHPVLSVIPHFDPEGAEARRVGRKRKEEGANPRPYYQDKMVAHFWPKDPVGESFRILRMGMRRGAVKHRAFLLTSATPQEGKSFITSNLAITFAQAGYPTLLVEANTRRPTMHKIFPMKPERGLTNIVLDGAPWKSLVRTVYDFFLEGLDPKTLQTTPGLDKLRILPAGPTPVHPSETLEQLMRGGLIETLKKEFEIVIVDCPPILPVADASVIAPHVDGLVLVYRIGRTPREMLLRAVESMKGAGANVLGLVLNDIDYHGPYFYPRYLYRYQYRGYTPEADARKPKRFRNPFARKKHGPKAPPPPPSELTALD; from the coding sequence ATGCCTCGGTCGCCGGCCACGAAGGACCCTCACACCGCATGGCCTGAGCGATCCCTCTACGCGCCGCCCGTGAATCCCCCCGCCCCCCCCGTCCCGCCGACGCCCCGCCCACACGAACACCACGCCTCCCTTCCGGATGTCCTGAAGATCATTCTGAAGCGGAAACACATCGTCATCCTCACCGTAACCGTCTCCTTCATCGTGTCTCTCGCCTTCATCCGAAGCCAGGAACCCGTTTTCCGCACCCGGTCCAGCGTGGAACTCGACCAATTCTTCACCATGGCTCCCGGAGGACGGGGGTATTCCTGGACCGACACGAAGACGGAAGGCTACATCGTCACCAGTGTGCCCGTCGTCATGGAGGTGGCCCGACGCCTCGGGCGGATTCCACCCGATTCCACGGAGGAGTCGATCTCCGCCCACCAGGAGCACCTTCGCGCCGTGAAGGAGATTCAGTCCAAGATCCGCGTGATCGAGCGGCCGGGGACGATGATCATGGATATCGAGGTGACGGCCGCCGATGCGAAGGAGGCCCGCGATATCGCCAATTTCACCGCCGAAGCCTACAGGGACCACCGGAACAGGCGGACGAGGGAGAGAGCCGACCAAGCCCACTCCTCGTCGGCCGATCAGCGCAAGCGGCTGGATGGCCAACTCGATCAAGCCGAAAGGGAGCTCGCCGATTTCAAGATGTCGCACCGCATGATGGAAGCGGAAGCCTCGCTGAACCTCCAACTCAGGCGTCTGATCGATCTGGAAGAACGGGAGGAGGCCCTGGTCGAAAGGAGAAAGGCCGTCGCCAGGATCCTCGACACCTTGCTTCAAGAGGACTACGCCCGCGGGGGAACGGTGCCCACCCTCGTTTTTGCCGGCGCGCCGGAGGACTACGAACAGCATCGCGCCGATTTCGTGCGGACGCTTTCCGAGAAAAGAGAACTCGAAAGCTCATTCACCACCGCTCACCCCCAGGTGCACAGCCTCGGGGATCGACTTCGCCAGGACCAGGAACAATTGGTCCTCGTGCTCCGGCGAACGCTGGATGACGTGGGGCGCGAGGAAGGGGAAATCGCCGACGCGCGCGGCCGGCTCGAAGCATCCAAACTGACGGTCCTGGAAGATCAGATCCAGCTCGTGCGGCTGGAGCGGAACGTGGAACGACGGCAAAGCATGCTGGACGAAATGGAGAAGGCCTGGCAGACCGCGCAGTACGAGCAAAGTTACACGAGCGACCTTGTGCGCGTCGTCGAGCTCGCTCTCGTGCCGGCCGCGGCCTCGAAGCGGCTGCAACTCACCCCCATGCTGTCGTTCCTCGCCTTCGGATTCATCCTGGGAATCGGACTGGCCTTTCTGCGCGAGTCGTTCGATTTCTCCCTCGACAACGTCGCGGAAGTGGAGGCCTTGGTCGGGCACCCGGTCCTGTCGGTCATTCCGCATTTCGATCCGGAGGGCGCCGAGGCCCGGCGCGTGGGAAGGAAGCGGAAGGAGGAGGGCGCGAACCCGCGTCCTTATTATCAGGACAAGATGGTGGCCCATTTCTGGCCCAAGGATCCGGTCGGCGAGAGCTTCAGGATCCTTCGGATGGGCATGCGCCGCGGGGCGGTCAAACATCGGGCGTTCCTCCTGACGAGCGCCACGCCCCAGGAAGGAAAGTCCTTCATCACCTCGAATCTCGCCATTACCTTCGCACAGGCCGGGTACCCGACGCTCCTCGTGGAGGCGAACACCCGCCGTCCGACCATGCACAAAATTTTTCCCATGAAACCGGAGCGCGGGTTGACCAACATCGTGCTCGACGGCGCGCCGTGGAAATCCCTTGTCCGCACCGTCTACGATTTCTTCCTCGAAGGGCTGGACCCGAAAACGCTTCAGACCACGCCGGGATTGGATAAACTCCGCATCCTCCCCGCCGGCCCCACGCCCGTCCACCCCTCCGAAACGCTCGAACAGTTGATGCGAGGAGGTTTGATCGAGACGCTGAAAAAAGAATTCGAGATCGTGATCGTCGATTGCCCGCCGATCCTTCCGGTGGCCGATGCCTCCGTCATCGCGCCGCACGTGGACGGGTTGGTCCTGGTGTACCGCATCGGTCGGACGCCGCGGGAGATGCTGCTCCGCGCGGTGGAATCGATGAAGGGGGCGGGCGCCAACGTCCTCGGGCTCGTCCTGAACGACATCGACTACCACGGCCCCTATTTCTACCCGCGCTACTTGTATCGCTACCAATACCGGGGCTACACGCCGGAGGCCGACGCAAGGAAGCCGAAGAGATTTCGAAACCCTTTCGCGCGCAAGAAGCACGGCCCGAAGGCTCCCCCGCCTCCTCCCTCGGAACTCACGGCCCTGGACTGA
- a CDS encoding HD domain-containing protein: protein MHNGNGLREGEPEVDRLTSTLRDDLHHFVDHVRNGTDVRDHRIFLTLAEVLSSLRSHELLWLAQIFAPSSRDYESDFLYDHSINVSILAMAMGHELEIGGQDLLILGAGGLLHDVGMFDLPREIVHMQRPLTERERKIVETHPEIGFRILSESGLRAVFSRIALHEQERQNGTGYPHGLHGDEIEYFAKIVGFCDTIESLTHYRPYRKPKSFLDGFSLLVKDSREHFPKRVLMAALRTVTPYPPGSLVRLSTGRMARVRSPNPDTPMNPVVELLEDGPDGPTGEILDLRLHPMITIKDASVAGHEGPSHRMA from the coding sequence ATGCATAACGGAAATGGGCTGAGGGAGGGGGAGCCAGAGGTCGATCGGTTGACCTCCACGCTCCGTGATGACCTCCACCATTTTGTCGATCACGTCCGGAATGGAACTGACGTCAGGGATCATCGAATCTTCCTGACTCTTGCGGAAGTGCTCTCCAGCCTGCGGAGCCATGAACTCTTGTGGCTGGCCCAGATCTTCGCGCCTTCGTCTCGGGACTATGAATCCGATTTTCTCTATGACCATTCCATCAATGTCAGCATCCTGGCGATGGCCATGGGCCACGAACTGGAGATCGGCGGGCAAGACCTTCTCATCCTCGGAGCGGGCGGGCTGTTGCATGACGTGGGAATGTTCGACCTCCCCAGGGAAATCGTCCACATGCAGCGGCCCCTGACCGAACGGGAGCGCAAAATCGTGGAAACACATCCCGAGATCGGTTTCCGCATTCTCAGCGAGTCGGGTCTGAGGGCCGTCTTCTCGCGCATCGCGCTTCACGAACAGGAGCGCCAGAACGGGACCGGCTATCCGCACGGGCTGCACGGCGACGAAATCGAATATTTTGCGAAAATCGTCGGCTTCTGCGACACGATCGAAAGCCTCACGCACTACCGGCCCTATCGCAAGCCGAAGTCTTTTCTCGACGGGTTTTCGCTCCTCGTCAAGGACTCGCGCGAGCATTTCCCAAAACGCGTCTTGATGGCCGCGCTTCGCACGGTCACTCCCTACCCTCCGGGCTCGCTCGTGCGGCTTTCCACGGGGCGTATGGCGCGTGTTCGGTCGCCGAATCCCGATACGCCAATGAACCCCGTGGTGGAACTCTTGGAGGACGGTCCCGATGGACCCACCGGCGAGATCCTCGACCTTCGACTCCATCCGATGATCACCATTAAGGATGCCTCGGTCGCCGGCCACGAAGGACCCTCACACCGCATGGCCTGA
- a CDS encoding DUF3179 domain-containing protein, which produces MLHMCADGYGIGGRIKIDHVCFLMVGVLAFACGENNSPIELQSASDRSCRAIQPLESGAPRGPLAGGFQAIDRQSGSEWNVFGEAVAGSMAEGGRRLETIGEAFTAYWFAWSAIWPGAEVWGREARPNAAVKMPETLADGSLKPSCSAGRDCIPALRPTWVGAGNPAAFAYLTDEDEVVGIRLGGSARAYPHKILWRHEAINDVLAGAPMAVTHSALTRSTVVFDTYREGESPLDLGVTGSLYNSNTVFYDRETDSFWSQMRMQIIRGPLAQSRWGEAKTCPFVETTWKTWRTLFPETEVISEKTGFDIDYRKYPYTTPRAGEESDVDYRTDDADTFRPTVPPVDHLADPGQAGYVGSKDLAFGVIQKDAAKFYLWKDLSALGERAAVNDTVGGVPIVVFWDAGNRWISAYHRDVEDRTLEFESR; this is translated from the coding sequence ATGTTGCACATGTGCGCGGACGGATACGGCATCGGCGGGAGGATCAAGATAGATCACGTGTGCTTTCTAATGGTTGGAGTGCTTGCGTTCGCATGTGGAGAAAACAATAGTCCGATCGAATTGCAATCGGCTTCGGACCGCTCGTGTCGCGCGATCCAGCCTCTGGAGAGCGGAGCGCCGCGTGGGCCTCTGGCCGGGGGTTTCCAAGCGATCGACCGGCAGTCGGGCAGCGAGTGGAACGTTTTTGGAGAGGCTGTCGCCGGTTCGATGGCGGAGGGCGGGCGCCGGCTGGAAACGATCGGTGAGGCTTTCACGGCCTACTGGTTTGCATGGAGCGCCATCTGGCCTGGAGCCGAAGTGTGGGGTCGTGAGGCGCGACCCAACGCCGCCGTCAAGATGCCGGAAACGTTGGCCGACGGTTCGTTGAAGCCCTCGTGCAGCGCGGGGCGCGACTGTATTCCGGCTCTAAGGCCGACGTGGGTCGGCGCGGGCAATCCAGCCGCCTTTGCCTATCTGACGGATGAGGACGAAGTCGTTGGGATTCGTCTCGGCGGGAGCGCGCGCGCCTACCCCCACAAAATTTTGTGGCGGCATGAGGCGATCAACGACGTGCTGGCGGGCGCGCCGATGGCCGTCACCCACAGCGCGCTCACGCGTTCGACCGTCGTTTTCGACACCTACAGAGAGGGCGAGTCTCCCTTGGATCTGGGAGTGACGGGCAGTCTCTACAACTCCAACACCGTTTTCTATGACCGGGAGACGGACAGCTTCTGGAGCCAGATGCGGATGCAGATCATTCGGGGACCCCTCGCGCAGTCGCGATGGGGCGAGGCGAAAACCTGTCCGTTCGTGGAGACGACATGGAAAACCTGGCGGACCCTTTTCCCTGAAACCGAAGTCATCTCCGAGAAAACGGGATTTGACATCGACTACCGGAAGTATCCCTACACAACGCCCCGGGCGGGAGAGGAATCCGACGTGGACTACAGGACCGACGATGCGGATACGTTCCGCCCCACCGTTCCGCCCGTGGACCATTTGGCGGACCCCGGCCAGGCCGGGTACGTGGGGTCGAAGGACCTTGCGTTCGGAGTCATCCAAAAAGATGCGGCCAAGTTCTATCTCTGGAAGGACCTGAGCGCGCTCGGCGAGCGCGCCGCCGTTAACGACACGGTGGGCGGCGTTCCGATCGTCGTTTTCTGGGACGCTGGAAACAGGTGGATCTCCGCCTATCATCGCGATGTGGAGGATCGAACGCTGGAGTTCGAGAGCCGATAG
- a CDS encoding pre-peptidase C-terminal domain-containing protein, with the protein MRKRVWATAVSAALWFMLRSGSAHACLEPLLLSDNNNYINNTDICTLPTTQPGSNNGISDYVSGGSRCNGVTPSALCRDYWKFVLSDWANLTVDMDTLGSDVDLHLYNGDLNEIASSANSGTTAEQLTASGLTPGTYYVLVNMYGTADSNYRVWATVTKLCDEAATSGDLNNAYNESKVCHLPTTGTYAGNINASVDTADWWSAATSSTGKFTVRLTGLSANVDLDLYDSGPSTLLDSSAGTGSTDEWVDGGSTALSARTYYVRARAIGSASTTYTLKTFYCSEPDSSANDRNNGPFGSSICPLPTTGGVQSGAFNSSTDKEDDFWKMVLGSSGSVSVKVDLTGLSVDCDLYVYDETFQTQLGSSINTGTANESITVSLSPGTYAIWVNDYANGTTTYSLSAQIQGDSTPPGAPTSPSWSDGSTSSDLNITATWTAPTDPSGIADYRLQVCEYPSPATPNFGTCTLRYNGLIGSSATSTTLTSGQNGIALDKFYYLHVAAKDGAGNEGSYSSASGYVNTVDTAPPDFMGLEAASDPGKGGFVDLQWAAANDASPPITYNIYYSTTSGGQNYSSPTFSTTNTSYRASGLTNGTTYYFVVRAKDNLAQEDTNTVEKSAAPSANFISCYSPTNQPPHDFESNNGGWTPSSANVAWGTPTGSGGSAAGNPDPPSGYGATSGNGKVWGNNLSGDYPNNQTINLTSVAFNCANRSNIKIRYRRWLNHEGNGYDIARIQACAGGGCSFTDVWTAGATAGSGSVRDAAWFLHEVAPSPANAWDGQTSLQIRFNLTTDNAVALSGWNIDEFDIGGVSTDTTPPTFAGATSAVTTCGSGCVTVSWAAGSDASEPVTYNIYRGSTGFTPGPSNAVPPGGFTGTSYTDTGLTAGTQYCFVARARDAMGNQDTNTVERCATPTTTAPNAPTSPSQADGNDTPIAQGGSITSNTVKFTATMTDPDSDTVKLQVEVKAVGIAFTGVPTVSATTYVASGSSQTVSLSLSNGSYHWQARTMDSLGSSSVAWTAYGANTDPNDTDFTTNGSAPDLILATATDTAGTPTAGLSAGDRVILEFSSATNQATCPGVLTYLLLSSSHGWGSGPSCSWDTNQKLTITPGSGATVAAGDTITIQNAGCGSSICDSGNSNVALGSPPGISGTFDAGVRSLSVIRGTLQAFGANIWTQCTQAQSDYDSDLAGTAGDTFLGTFVLSREGAAGSGDSIYVVNSAGTDLRASAAVDTLCGGACGDGVGTVWAYTQNWGANTCAGTEKEWIWFGTTTGKMVGATFTGSAIGIETGYTGGYTGGGTACKGSAVTFNKITTGVQGDNEMIYFGAQTGAAVDYVCSVCWNNNASNTYCNTTNCTGSTAPYIYKCVDVDANPPTEDSTAMQYNASATNLRVYVAGTGARGVTEFQATTAADGLLTPDTAPATLTKNIGGGYAVYGLPWMHITQGRFYVPTASGSAGALRVFNKSDFTDYTNFTGGYTGGGGVGPSKALQPWLAHGGIFFGDDTGKLHCVVESTGAACTGFPVQPDGTNPIRSQPVVYKGVLYFSNTVGKVFAYDITTNCCTLKSPVQLTSNGYPFNLGVSLAGSLVPDLNYTYLVLGGVGGNVWYLPMWIVDPTP; encoded by the coding sequence ATGAGAAAGCGGGTCTGGGCGACGGCGGTATCGGCGGCGTTGTGGTTCATGTTGCGAAGCGGTTCCGCCCATGCCTGCCTCGAGCCGCTCCTCCTGAGCGACAACAATAACTACATCAACAACACGGACATATGCACGCTTCCCACAACCCAGCCCGGCTCCAACAACGGCATCTCGGACTACGTGAGCGGGGGCAGCAGGTGCAACGGCGTGACTCCGAGCGCGCTGTGTCGGGACTACTGGAAGTTTGTCCTCTCGGATTGGGCCAACCTGACCGTCGATATGGACACGCTAGGTTCGGACGTGGACCTCCATCTCTACAACGGCGATCTGAACGAAATCGCCTCCTCGGCGAATTCCGGCACGACCGCGGAGCAGCTCACGGCGTCCGGCCTCACGCCAGGCACGTATTACGTGCTCGTCAACATGTACGGGACGGCCGATTCAAACTACAGGGTGTGGGCCACGGTGACGAAGCTGTGCGACGAGGCCGCCACCAGCGGAGATCTGAACAACGCCTACAACGAATCCAAGGTCTGCCACCTCCCCACCACCGGCACGTACGCGGGAAACATCAACGCGAGCGTGGACACCGCCGACTGGTGGAGCGCGGCGACCAGTTCCACCGGAAAGTTCACCGTCCGGCTGACGGGACTCTCCGCCAACGTGGACTTGGACCTCTACGATTCCGGGCCGAGCACGCTTCTGGACTCCTCGGCGGGAACGGGCAGCACGGACGAATGGGTGGACGGCGGTTCGACCGCCCTCTCGGCGCGCACCTACTACGTGCGGGCCCGCGCCATCGGTTCCGCTTCCACCACCTACACTCTCAAAACCTTCTACTGCTCCGAACCGGACAGCAGCGCCAACGACCGCAACAACGGTCCCTTCGGAAGCTCCATCTGCCCTCTCCCCACGACGGGCGGCGTCCAGTCCGGCGCCTTCAACAGCAGCACGGACAAGGAGGACGACTTCTGGAAAATGGTCCTCGGCTCCTCGGGTTCGGTCAGCGTCAAGGTTGATCTCACCGGACTCTCGGTGGATTGCGACCTCTACGTGTACGACGAGACCTTTCAGACTCAATTGGGGTCCAGCATCAATACCGGCACGGCCAACGAGTCGATCACGGTCTCGCTTTCCCCCGGCACCTACGCTATCTGGGTCAACGACTACGCCAACGGGACGACCACCTACAGCCTCTCCGCCCAGATCCAGGGCGACTCGACTCCTCCGGGCGCCCCCACAAGCCCTTCTTGGTCGGATGGCTCCACCAGTTCGGACCTCAACATCACGGCCACGTGGACGGCGCCGACCGACCCGTCCGGGATCGCGGACTACAGGCTTCAGGTCTGCGAGTATCCCTCCCCCGCCACGCCGAACTTCGGCACCTGCACCCTGCGATACAACGGCTTGATCGGCAGCAGCGCCACGAGCACCACGCTCACCTCCGGGCAGAACGGCATTGCCCTGGACAAGTTTTACTACCTCCATGTGGCGGCGAAGGACGGCGCCGGAAACGAGGGATCCTACAGTTCGGCATCAGGCTATGTGAACACGGTGGATACCGCGCCGCCCGATTTCATGGGTCTCGAGGCGGCAAGCGATCCGGGGAAGGGCGGCTTCGTGGACCTCCAATGGGCGGCCGCGAACGACGCCTCACCGCCCATCACCTACAACATCTATTACTCCACCACGTCCGGCGGCCAGAACTACAGCTCGCCTACGTTCAGCACGACCAACACCTCCTACCGCGCATCGGGCCTCACGAACGGCACCACCTACTACTTCGTCGTCCGCGCGAAGGACAATCTGGCCCAAGAGGACACGAATACGGTGGAGAAGTCGGCCGCGCCCAGCGCCAATTTCATCTCTTGCTACAGCCCCACCAACCAACCTCCGCACGATTTCGAGTCGAACAACGGCGGCTGGACGCCCAGCAGCGCGAATGTGGCCTGGGGCACGCCCACCGGCTCGGGTGGAAGCGCGGCGGGCAACCCGGACCCTCCGAGCGGATACGGGGCCACGAGCGGGAACGGGAAGGTGTGGGGAAACAACCTGTCGGGCGACTATCCGAACAATCAGACGATCAACCTCACCTCCGTCGCCTTCAACTGCGCCAATCGCTCCAACATCAAAATCCGTTACCGGCGGTGGCTGAACCACGAGGGCAACGGCTACGACATCGCGCGCATTCAAGCGTGCGCGGGAGGGGGATGCAGCTTCACCGACGTGTGGACCGCCGGCGCGACAGCGGGGAGCGGAAGCGTGCGGGACGCCGCGTGGTTCCTGCACGAGGTGGCGCCGAGCCCGGCCAACGCCTGGGACGGACAGACGTCCCTCCAAATCCGGTTCAACTTGACGACGGACAACGCGGTGGCGCTGTCCGGATGGAACATCGATGAATTCGATATCGGAGGCGTTTCCACCGACACGACGCCGCCGACGTTCGCGGGCGCCACCTCGGCAGTCACCACCTGCGGCAGCGGCTGCGTAACGGTCTCCTGGGCCGCCGGGAGCGATGCCTCCGAACCGGTGACGTACAACATCTACAGGGGATCCACCGGCTTCACGCCCGGGCCGTCGAACGCGGTGCCCCCCGGCGGGTTCACCGGCACCAGCTACACCGATACCGGCCTGACGGCGGGCACACAGTACTGTTTCGTCGCGCGGGCCCGCGACGCCATGGGGAACCAGGATACCAACACCGTGGAACGCTGCGCCACGCCGACCACCACCGCGCCCAACGCACCGACTTCCCCATCTCAAGCCGACGGAAACGACACGCCCATCGCCCAAGGCGGTTCCATCACTTCCAATACGGTCAAGTTCACGGCCACGATGACCGACCCCGATTCCGACACAGTCAAGCTGCAAGTTGAAGTCAAGGCGGTCGGCATCGCCTTCACCGGCGTGCCCACCGTTTCCGCCACGACGTATGTGGCGAGCGGGTCGAGCCAAACGGTATCCCTGAGCCTGTCGAACGGCTCCTACCACTGGCAGGCGCGGACCATGGACAGCCTCGGTTCATCATCCGTCGCATGGACCGCCTACGGGGCCAATACGGATCCCAACGACACCGACTTCACCACGAACGGCTCGGCGCCCGATTTGATCCTGGCTACCGCCACGGACACGGCGGGGACGCCGACGGCCGGCCTTTCCGCCGGCGATCGCGTCATCCTCGAATTCTCTTCCGCGACAAACCAGGCGACGTGCCCGGGCGTTCTGACGTATCTCCTGCTCAGCAGTTCACACGGTTGGGGGTCCGGGCCCAGTTGCTCCTGGGATACCAATCAGAAGCTGACCATCACGCCCGGTTCGGGCGCCACGGTGGCCGCCGGCGATACGATCACCATCCAGAACGCCGGTTGCGGCTCGTCGATCTGCGACAGCGGGAACTCCAATGTCGCCCTCGGTTCCCCCCCGGGAATCTCGGGGACCTTCGACGCGGGAGTCCGAAGTCTGTCCGTCATCCGCGGCACCCTCCAAGCGTTCGGCGCCAACATATGGACACAGTGTACACAGGCGCAGTCGGACTACGACTCAGACCTCGCGGGCACGGCGGGCGATACGTTCCTGGGCACGTTCGTCCTCTCGCGCGAAGGGGCGGCCGGAAGCGGAGATTCAATCTACGTCGTCAACTCGGCGGGAACCGACCTGCGCGCCTCCGCCGCCGTGGACACGCTGTGTGGGGGCGCCTGCGGGGACGGCGTGGGCACCGTGTGGGCCTACACGCAGAACTGGGGCGCCAATACCTGCGCCGGAACGGAAAAGGAATGGATCTGGTTCGGCACGACCACGGGGAAAATGGTCGGCGCCACGTTTACCGGCTCGGCCATCGGCATCGAAACAGGCTACACGGGTGGATACACCGGAGGCGGCACGGCCTGCAAGGGATCGGCCGTCACTTTCAACAAAATCACCACAGGTGTGCAGGGCGACAACGAAATGATCTATTTCGGCGCGCAGACCGGGGCGGCCGTTGATTACGTCTGCTCGGTCTGCTGGAACAACAACGCCTCCAACACCTACTGCAACACGACAAACTGCACCGGCTCGACGGCCCCGTACATCTACAAGTGCGTCGATGTCGACGCCAATCCGCCTACGGAGGACAGCACGGCCATGCAGTACAACGCGAGCGCCACCAACCTGCGCGTGTACGTGGCAGGCACGGGCGCGAGGGGCGTCACCGAATTCCAGGCCACTACCGCGGCGGACGGCCTCCTCACGCCGGACACCGCACCGGCCACATTGACCAAGAACATCGGCGGCGGCTACGCGGTCTACGGCTTGCCCTGGATGCACATCACCCAGGGCCGGTTTTACGTCCCGACGGCGTCCGGATCGGCGGGGGCGCTCCGCGTATTCAACAAGAGCGACTTCACCGATTACACCAACTTCACCGGCGGGTACACCGGCGGCGGGGGCGTGGGACCTTCCAAGGCGCTCCAACCGTGGCTCGCGCACGGCGGGATCTTCTTCGGGGACGACACGGGCAAGCTCCACTGCGTCGTCGAATCGACCGGGGCCGCCTGCACGGGCTTCCCCGTCCAGCCCGATGGAACGAACCCCATCCGGTCCCAACCGGTCGTGTACAAGGGCGTCCTCTACTTTTCGAACACGGTGGGCAAGGTCTTCGCCTACGACATCACCACCAACTGCTGCACGCTCAAGAGCCCCGTCCAGCTCACATCGAACGGCTACCCGTTCAACCTCGGCGTCAGTCTGGCCGGCAGCCTCGTGCCGGACCTCAACTACACCTACCTCGTTCTCGGCGGCGTGGGCGGCAACGTGTGGTACCTCCCGATGTGGATTGTGGATCCCACGCCATAG